The genomic window CGGTGCGGAACGGCGCGGCCGGCAACCCATCGCTGTTGGCGAGGTTCGCCAACGGAAAGTTGGCCCAGGCATAACGGACAGCGACCGGGGCGGGAACGGAATCGCTCCAGACCTCGACGGTGTTCGCATCCGTAATAACCGCATTGGCTTCGACAAAGTTCTGGTCTGCGCCGCAAATCATAAAGCCGACCAGCTCGTTGGTATTGGCCACATGAGCATCCGGATCGGTTCCGGGTTCCAAACCGGTGTTGTCATTCATGGCCACATACGCCGACTTCAGCCCGGTTCCGACTTCGGAAAAATCGAGTTCAACGCGACTGCCGCTGATCTGCATCGACTCAAATTCCGGAAATGAATCCGTGCTCAGCAACCCCATATCCTGCAAAACCCTGTCGGCCAGGCGCTCGCCGACCGGAACCTTGTCGTGCGGATGAATATTTCGGAATTCGCCCAGGTCTGTCGTGACAATGCGATGAACATTCGTTTCACCGGCGGCCTGCTCCTGCTCTTCGCGCAGCCAGGCCCACGACTCTTTCACCGGGTCATAAGGTACGATTCCATATGGCGCCAGCTGCACGGTGTAGAACGGCAGATCGGGCTGACCGAAACGCTCACGCCAGGATGAAACCAGCGCGCTGTAGAGTTCATCGTAGCGACTCATGGTCGGGTGCCCAGCATTAGACTCCCCCTGATACCAGATGACGCCTTTAATCGGTAGGCGGCGCAGCGCGTGAATCATGCCGTTGTAATAACCGCACGGTTGCCTGCGCGCATCCAACCCGCGGTCGGGCGGAGCCTGCAGGGCACTGAAGCCCAGCTCCGTCAGCGCCTCGGCCGGAATCCACGGCACAATCTGTGAGCCGCCGACCGCGCTTTCGATCAGGCCGACCGGTACACCGACTTCCGGCTGCAAGCGGCGACCAAAACACATGCCGACTGCGGAGAAGGCGAAATAGGACTCATCCTGAGGAATAACCCACGATCCATTGAAGGCCGAGTTCAGCCCGGTCACATCCTCCTGTGGCGTCGCCGCAAAATCTCCCTTAACGGAATAGAGTCGAATCAGCGGATTGGAAAAGTTTTCGTTGGTGAAGCTGGCCTTTACGAATGAATACTGATTCACCGAGGTATCCATGTTCGACTGCCCGCCGCAGAGCCAGACGTCGCCGACGAGGACATCGGCTATTGACGATTGAAGATTGCCGACTGAAGACTGAACGCTCAAGGACTGCCCGGTTGCATTGGCGGTCATTGGATTAAGATCCACCTGCCAATCCCCGTCCACATCCGCCACGGCCGCGTTGGTTTGCCCGTTAAACATCACCGTCACGGTTGCCCCGGTGTTCGCCGTTCCAAATACCGGAATGGATTCACCGCGCTGCAGCACCATATGTTCCTTGAACAGGGCGTCCACTTCCAACAGGGGCGCAACCTCATCCGACATCGCAACGACCGTACGATCCTGATCCGCATCATAAGAAACCTGAAGCACCCCGCCCTGCGACGAGACCATGCCCGCCTCAATCCATCCCTCAGCCAGCGCAGTCCGGTCGCCGCTAAGGATCATCTCAGAAGCTTCATCCGTAAAAATAATGCCGTCATCGCCGCCACTGAGCGTGATATTATTGGTCAAATAGCCGACCCCGCTCTGCAGTCCGCCATTAAACCCCAGCTTTAGATCCCCGCCATTTAAATAGACCGCCGCCGACCCACCTGCCGTGCAGTACAGGTCGAGCTCCGAATAGATATTCAGCGTGCCGCCATTGATGTTGTAGATAAAATCGACATTGAGGTTGTTCCGTCCTCCCTGGGCAATTTTCAGCACGGTATTGGCCGAGGTGTGGTTCACAGACAGGTTTCCACCTGCGATGAAGTTGCCGGTCGATTGTAGGTTACCGCTCACATTCATCGTTCCTGTGGCATCCCAACGATTACCCTGAGCATTGAATGTCCCAAAGACATTGAGGGTTCCGCCATTAACTTCCTGAGCGGTATCCGAACTCGCGATGGAAAAAGAGTCCCCTACTGAAACCGTTAGTGCGGATCCGCTCTTGACCTCGAAATCACCGACATTGAAGCTGGATCCTCCTGTTCTAACCGATGCATTACCATCAATAGAAAAAGAATCAGCCGTTGTATAAAGTGAAGAGTCAGGATTCCAGTTGTCCGCATCCCCGAAATTAATCGTACCGGCTCCTCCGTCCCACGTATACACCTCTGCCTGAACACCGGTGGCGGCCAGCATCACCATCAGCCCGATCATCATTCGCTTCATCAAACTGCTCCTTAATTCAAAATAAATTTTATCGTCTGCGTCACGTTACTCAGGAATCACATACACACCGCTCACATGGAAATCCCGGAAGCTTTCCAGACGAATGTCGGCACCATTGCAGCGACCGGCAAATCGGGCGTCTTCCAGCTCGACCGAGAAACGCCTCCACTCCCCGCTGCCTTTTATCTCGATTATCCCTGCAGATTTCCAAGGTTTGGAAATCGAATCATATTTGAGTTCGATGGTGCCGGGGCCGTCGTCCAGATAGTTCACCACAATCGTCTGCTTCGGATGCTTCCCTTGACGCAACGCGCTGTCGCGATCCTCCGCGTAGAAATACGCCATCCGCATCACCGTTTCCACATGGTTCACCCGCAGGGCATCACGCCCCTGGATAATCTCCGGCGTCAACAGGCTTTCGTCCGATTTTTTCATGGCGGCACACCGCACGGCACCGGCAGGCAACGGCTCATCGGCCGAACGACGTTCCAGAATAGGTGCGCGAAAAATCGGCATCGGGAAATCGTCCGTACGGAAGGGCGAAGCAGGCAATCCGTCGCTGTTCGCGAGGTTGCACAGCGGAAAATTTTCCCAACCATACCGAACAGCAATCGGCTCGCTGACGGCATCGCTCCAGACCTCCACGGTATCCGCATCCACAATACGCGCCTGCGCCGGAACAAACTTTTCATCCGCACCGCAAATCGTAAAGCCGGCCACTTCACCGGCCTCAACAACGAACGCCTCCGGGTCGGTTCCGGGAGCAAGTTTCGCCTTATTATTCATGGCAACTCGCTCGGGTTTCAATCCGTTCCCGACGTTGGAAAAGCTAACCTGAACGCGCCCTTCGCTGATCCGAAAGTTTCCAACCATTGGAAAACCGGGGGAGTCGATCAGGCTCATGTCACGCAGGGCAATGTCCGCCAACCGTTCACCGACCGGCCGTTTATCCGCAGGATGAATATCAACGTATTCGCCCAGATCCGTAATCACCGCGCGACCGGTATGCGGCATGGAGAGCACGGACTCCTGGGCCTCGCGAATAAACGCCCACGACTCACCCGACTGATCCCATCCCGTGCGGCCATACGGCGCAAGCTGAACAAAGTAAAACCGCATTTCGGACAGACCGAAGGCCTCGCGCCATGAAGAAATCAATCCTTTGAACAGCTGGTCGTAACATACAATGGACGGATGCCCCGCATTGCTTTCGCCCTGATACCAAATGACGCCTTTGATTGGCAAACGGCGCAACGCGTGGATCATTCCATTGTAGTATGCACAAGGCTGATTACGCCCGTCCACGCCCCGGTCTTGCGGCGCCTGAATTGAACCGAAGCCCATCGACTCCAGCTTTTCCGCCGGAATCCAGGGCTGAATCTGCGATCCACCTACCGCACTTTCAATCAACCCGATCGGCACCCCGCTCTCTTGCTGGAGCCGCAGCCCGAAACACGTCCCCACGGCTGAAAAATGAGAAATCGCTTCGCTGTCCGCCTCTTTCCAGGTCGAAAAAACAGGATCACTGCTGACTGTATCTTTCGGACAGGGTTCAGCCTTCATCTCCACAACAAACAGGCGCAGTTTTGAGTTGGATACCCCGGACAATTCTTTTTTCAAAAACGGATAGCTATTGATCGGCGTATCCATATTCGACTGGCCTCCGCACAGCCAAACATCACCGATCAGGACATTGGAAATTTGAGACTTGAGACTTGAGGCTTGAGAAAAAACGGATAGCGGCTGCCCTGTTGCATCGGCCTTCATCGGAGCCAGTTCCACCTGCCATTCGCCATTAGCACCCGCGAGCCCTGATTGCTTTTGGCCGTTGAATTCAACCATTATCTCTTGGCCGGGTGTTGCGGTTCCGAATACAGGAATCGGTTTATTCCGCTGCAGCACCATGTTATCCATGAACAGCGAATCGAGCTTTAGAGCGGAATCGCTGTAGCCCCCTATTGCAGCCAATACAATCGTCCAGATAAAAACGTGTCGTCTCATTAATATTTTTCCTTAATGCTATCCCTTGCTACGGGAACACCGAATTGGAATTCGGTGCTACGCTCTTCCACAACATGGCTGTCGCCTCTGACATCAGCGGTCGATGCGCAGGCGGATAAACTGTTCATCTTCGCCCGCTGGAATGGAGTTCGTGACTGAAACAAAAGCCCCGTCCATGGAGCCGGTCTCGATTGATGAGGGCAACAGCTGAATCCAATTGGTGGAAGTCAGATCACCGGTCGCTTCCAAGCGATAGGATAACGCGGGATCGTTCGTGCGCTGGACATGCACATACTGGAACTGCGATCCCTCATAAGCGAACTCAGGCACGATGCCCCTGCATTCGAAATCAACGGGAATGCCGCCCAATGCGTATTCGCTGAAATTGATCTCCCCGTCACCATCATAGTCGTTTGTCCATGATCCAATGTCCCCATTCCAGCCGGCCGCCCAAAAAGCATAGGCATCCTGCTCGCCAACCAACTCGAGAATGACGACCGTGTCAGGTTCCATACTGAATTCAATGGTGTATTCATCCGAACCGGCATTCGTGACCGTCACTTCCGGCGCAGCGGTCAAATTGAAGTTCGCCTCAGCCAAAGTTTTGTAACTCTTCCCGCTTGTCCAGTTATCGTAGATGTAATTTTTCCCGGGAACCCCAGCCATCTGGTAGAGCTGGCCTACCGGCTTGTGCGGCAGGTCATACGCAGCGTACAGGAACCCTTCCTCATCGTAATCATCCCGGACAATATCGTAGATGGCGGTCGAACGGTTGTATTTGATCCATTGGGCATCCGGGGTTTCCGCCAGGGTACAGAAGGACTTCGGCAGGGTGATGCGGACGGTTTCCGCCGTCTGCTCAGCGCGGTTGGTATTAAAGGCCGAAACCCCCAGCAAGAGGCGTGATCCATCGGGGCTCCGCGATGCAACCGCCTTGCGTACGGTTCCAACGGCAGAGCCGCCGGTTTCCTCAAGAAGTGCAACTTCGCCATTATCAAAAACCTGCTTGAGCATGTGCATCGACCAAAGTTGTCCGGCCATCAGTTTGTGTTGCTCGTCCTTGAACTTTTCCAGTTCGCCACGCCACCACGTGCCCGATTTTTCCACGTTCATAACCGTGAAGTTAAGCAGCGCGTTGAAATGCATCACCGCACCGCGGGCACCTGATTCGTAGCTGGACAACCCGGTCTCATCGGCCGTGGTTCCATATTCATGAACTTCGCGGATGAGGTCTGGGTGATACTCCTCGGATGCCTGGTAGAACCGATTGAGATTGGCGGCCATGATGTCAGGATCCTGCGCGTCCTGAACAAAGTAGAACGAAGCGCTCGCCCAATCAAAGGCCGTGCCGGTCTTACCGGTTTTTGCATTCACTTCATCACGGCAGTGCTGCGCCAATACATCATAATTGACATTGCCAAATGTTCCGCTGAATTTGGCCGCCCCCAGCTCATTGTAGGCCCCAACCTGTGCACCCGGAAGCACACTCTTTACGGCTGCGGCGGTATAGTCGTAGTGATCGAAAAACTGGGCTTCTGTGCCGCTCCAGCGCTGCGGCCAGTCCGACTCTGTTCCAACCCGGAACCGCAGACGGTTGGCCGCCTCTTCGCCCAACAGATTTCGGAGATGCACACAAGCCGCCTGCACGACCACATACCACTCATCAAAACTGGCTTCGGGCGCACGCTGGCCATAGGAACCCCCGTCCGGAACAGTCGGCAGGCACCAATTTACGTTGTCGAGCACGATCATCATGTTGGCGTAACCCTGGTCGATATACGGTTGCAGCCGGGCGGTGATCCGATCCGGACGGCAAACCAGCGTGCCATTTGTGCGGACAACAAAATCCTCATCATACATCGGGTTGCCGTCGCCATCCTGCAGGCCACCGAGCACACGGACAAAAATGATTTCGTCCACCCCCGGAACCTCTTCGGCATACGGTCGTTTTTCAAATGGTAAGGAAAGCGACAGATCGGTCAAGTAATCGGGAATGACCGTAAGGCGCCATCCGTCAGCGGAATTCGGCGCCACCGAGGCCGACACCCGCCAAAACGGCTCACGGCTTCCCAGATAATGAAAGCCGTTCCATCCATCAGTTTCCACAACCGTCAGGCCGGATGAATATGAAACCTGAAGCATGCCGCACTCGGAAGAGAGAGCACCATCGGCAATCCAGGTTGCAACGTCGCTACTGCGGTCACCTTCAAGCTCCAACCGCGAAAGGCTGGACTTAAAAATGATCCCATCATTTCCATCCAAGGGGAGTGCGGAGTAGTCATAGGCCACTCCGCTTTTAATCTGCATAAGCCCACCGCCAAGGTGAATCGCGGTTTCGTTCAGCGTATGACCACGCAAGGTTATTCCACCGGTTGCAACGTACGTCCCGCCGCCATTGATACGAAGCACCTGCCGAACCGGCTCCAGGGAGCCTGCCGTTGCCCCGAATCCGGTAAGCTGGTGCTCCAGCAAACCGTTCACCTCGAGCCGCAGCCCCTGCTGGGTGCCGGAATCAAAGTTGCCGGAACCAATGAGCCGTCCGTCTATGGTAACCAACCCGCCGTCCATCGTTACCGTATCCGTTGATTCCGTCATCAGGACAGCGCCGCGCTCAACCGTGAACCCGTCGGGAAGGTGAAAGGATTCAACCTCCGGCGGCACGGAGACCGCCGTTTCATCTGCATCGGAGTCATAGTGAACCCCCATTGCGCCGACTTCCGAAGAGAGCGCACCATCGGCAATCCACAACGCCACATCGACCTGGCGGTCGCCCTCCAGCACCAATGTGGAACCGGGGCTTTTAAAAATGATGCCGTCGTCGCCATTCATCACCAGATCGGTGTAGGTGTAGCTGACGCCGGCCTCCACAACCATGGTTCCGCCGCACAGCTCAATAGCTGCAGTGTTGTTTGTATGCGAACGCAGCACAATGGCTCCAACCGCGCGGTAGGTTCCACCATCCAGAACCCGCATTCGCTGAACACGGGGCGAGGATCCGGCAACGGTTGCGCCAAAGCCGGACAGTTTGTGCCGGAACAACCCCGTCACATTGATTTCCGTGTTCACCTGCTGGCCGCCATAAAAATTTCCACTGCCGGTCAATTCACCTTCGACGTTTACAATGACCTGTCCACCCACCCCGCTTGTATCCCATCGGTTGCCCCCGAAATCGAGCGTTCCATAGACGTTCAACCGCCCTGATTTCAGATCGGTGGCATTGTTCTGGTTAATCGTCAGCGTACTGCCCCGATCAACCTGCAGCACGGAACCGCCATCCACGTTGAACGCAGCCACAGAAAGGTTGCTGCCGATAATTGCATAGGCTCCGCCGTCGAGCTGGAA from Pontiella desulfatans includes these protein-coding regions:
- a CDS encoding sialate O-acetylesterase, yielding MKRMMIGLMVMLAATGVQAEVYTWDGGAGTINFGDADNWNPDSSLYTTADSFSIDGNASVRTGGSSFNVGDFEVKSGSALTVSVGDSFSIASSDTAQEVNGGTLNVFGTFNAQGNRWDATGTMNVSGNLQSTGNFIAGGNLSVNHTSANTVLKIAQGGRNNLNVDFIYNINGGTLNIYSELDLYCTAGGSAAVYLNGGDLKLGFNGGLQSGVGYLTNNITLSGGDDGIIFTDEASEMILSGDRTALAEGWIEAGMVSSQGGVLQVSYDADQDRTVVAMSDEVAPLLEVDALFKEHMVLQRGESIPVFGTANTGATVTVMFNGQTNAAVADVDGDWQVDLNPMTANATGQSLSVQSSVGNLQSSIADVLVGDVWLCGGQSNMDTSVNQYSFVKASFTNENFSNPLIRLYSVKGDFAATPQEDVTGLNSAFNGSWVIPQDESYFAFSAVGMCFGRRLQPEVGVPVGLIESAVGGSQIVPWIPAEALTELGFSALQAPPDRGLDARRQPCGYYNGMIHALRRLPIKGVIWYQGESNAGHPTMSRYDELYSALVSSWRERFGQPDLPFYTVQLAPYGIVPYDPVKESWAWLREEQEQAAGETNVHRIVTTDLGEFRNIHPHDKVPVGERLADRVLQDMGLLSTDSFPEFESMQISGSRVELDFSEVGTGLKSAYVAMNDNTGLEPGTDPDAHVANTNELVGFMICGADQNFVEANAVITDANTVEVWSDSVPAPVAVRYAWANFPLANLANSDGLPAAPFRTDTFDMPIFRGPFIDSVATEDLPAHAVTATLDDQPEYSVVTTEIIGGREAIRASLGDYGTRAIHFFAGHVDLRNGQAPGQTISIDFYDDGPGVIAVLYNGTAGNGTAGLIHMTGTETWRRISIPLDDARLGGGLYGADLRIEAPRDVYYSNVCTIPDEAVDPEPNGPVSMNPATPTATHLGWNDAIWGTSAAVPVSTNDYVYDKSGVWLNALGDKGEFQGRSLRLMSGTSLFVKGGGSIGTLILDGGVFQHRSGGSHSVLTGQMTVTNDSKLSNITGDLDLNASLSGTGQLTVEAFTTDGQRVVFGGSDDGFSGTFLLHNSGGDNAHLGVQFNQSYPQASLTFTGGATPVRAPVYQLVNTITFAAVSMPSAANPAQLISLPNGGYDAVALAAAGVHSDYYADLGGTLLVGLSAYDHWAGQWPTPVGSETEDPDGDGVSNWKEYALGGNPTDILDAGRPVRLTIANGQAIFTHPNRSGLDANYRVLASTNLISPSWIPVDLPAVKTNEVDGSLREIDKAFDPADKNLFLRLDVETR
- a CDS encoding sialate O-acetylesterase, whose protein sequence is MRRHVFIWTIVLAAIGGYSDSALKLDSLFMDNMVLQRNKPIPVFGTATPGQEIMVEFNGQKQSGLAGANGEWQVELAPMKADATGQPLSVFSQASSLKSQISNVLIGDVWLCGGQSNMDTPINSYPFLKKELSGVSNSKLRLFVVEMKAEPCPKDTVSSDPVFSTWKEADSEAISHFSAVGTCFGLRLQQESGVPIGLIESAVGGSQIQPWIPAEKLESMGFGSIQAPQDRGVDGRNQPCAYYNGMIHALRRLPIKGVIWYQGESNAGHPSIVCYDQLFKGLISSWREAFGLSEMRFYFVQLAPYGRTGWDQSGESWAFIREAQESVLSMPHTGRAVITDLGEYVDIHPADKRPVGERLADIALRDMSLIDSPGFPMVGNFRISEGRVQVSFSNVGNGLKPERVAMNNKAKLAPGTDPEAFVVEAGEVAGFTICGADEKFVPAQARIVDADTVEVWSDAVSEPIAVRYGWENFPLCNLANSDGLPASPFRTDDFPMPIFRAPILERRSADEPLPAGAVRCAAMKKSDESLLTPEIIQGRDALRVNHVETVMRMAYFYAEDRDSALRQGKHPKQTIVVNYLDDGPGTIELKYDSISKPWKSAGIIEIKGSGEWRRFSVELEDARFAGRCNGADIRLESFRDFHVSGVYVIPE